A single genomic interval of Nostoc commune NIES-4072 harbors:
- a CDS encoding DUF4276 family protein — MQYEAYLFADPTCFEYLDARLTKEIEALKAIANQYETPELINDGQQTAPSKRIIAQFPDYGKAKPVFGPQLAERIGLEVIRSRCPHFNRWLSRLESLI, encoded by the coding sequence ATACAATACGAGGCATACCTTTTTGCAGATCCAACGTGCTTTGAATATCTTGATGCTCGTCTTACAAAGGAGATTGAGGCTCTTAAGGCGATCGCTAATCAATATGAAACACCTGAGTTGATCAACGACGGACAGCAGACAGCCCCCAGTAAACGCATCATCGCTCAGTTTCCTGATTATGGCAAAGCGAAGCCTGTTTTTGGGCCACAGTTGGCTGAACGAATAGGACTAGAAGTAATTCGGAGTAGGTGTCCCCACTTCAACAGATGGCTCTCACGCCTAGAATCATTAATTTAA
- a CDS encoding putative PEP-binding protein: MDKLYWLDQIKLQDRAKVGDKAFYLSRIMQRGYPVVPGFVVSAEILREFLENLNSSESLVADLPHSSLHLDVANWRQLQQVAGRLRQEILTATVPQDWVNTIFQAAREWQTSCLILRPTLAVSNATPSMKNISGLLESVFCQCEPEAIAFALKRTWSQIFRARSLLYWQRAGINLQQISLAVLVQPVENAIASGLLSANSSGWEIEATWGLGIAIALGEVQPDVYYIQQATGIVLEQQLGNKMLAYGVDDAAPGASSQPVPKSALTPDHTCLSTYLIQEAQQKQYALQEEYVQQIIALGTQLVSELGKSFTIKWTIAGQNTSGKLYITQVSSPHIIHHRHFIRGIGAAGGRVVANALVINNPQNKPEELPKGVILVIAAIAPDWLPLLHQVGGIITEQGGLTSHAAILARELGIAAVVNATSATTLIQTGERLLLDGERGEVYRIKEEGESGRAGEMEKRKVPENPLHSPISPSRPVTSHLPMIATQLLVNLSQSSLIEQVQSFPVDGVGLLRSELMVLNILSGQHPNSWILGGRQAELLELWSEQIMQFARAFAPKPVFYRSLDWPQDLPSLSDNLQSSTQSMLGERGTFSYLRNPAVFELELQALATVQQAGYSNVNLMLPFVRTVEEFVFCRRKVEQALLTEVSQFQLWMMAEVPSVLFLLPEYVKAGAAGISIGTNDLTQLLLGVDREQGQLGKVFNERHPAVMSAIAQLIQMAKSAGIPCSICGQAPAIYPEIIDKLVEWGISSISVEPEAVERTYQAIARAEQRLILAAARRKLN; the protein is encoded by the coding sequence GTGGACAAACTCTACTGGCTAGACCAAATTAAACTACAAGACCGCGCCAAAGTAGGTGACAAAGCATTTTACTTGAGCAGAATTATGCAGCGTGGCTATCCGGTGGTGCCTGGTTTTGTCGTTTCGGCAGAAATTTTGCGAGAATTTCTCGAAAATCTCAATAGTTCAGAGTCATTAGTGGCTGACTTACCCCATTCTTCGTTACACCTGGATGTAGCTAATTGGCGTCAACTTCAGCAGGTAGCAGGTCGTTTGCGTCAAGAAATCCTCACTGCGACTGTGCCACAGGATTGGGTGAATACAATTTTCCAAGCAGCTAGAGAATGGCAAACTAGCTGTTTGATTCTTCGACCTACCTTAGCAGTATCAAATGCTACTCCAAGTATGAAGAATATATCTGGTTTGCTGGAGTCGGTGTTTTGCCAGTGCGAACCAGAAGCGATCGCTTTTGCTCTCAAGCGTACCTGGAGCCAGATATTTCGTGCCAGAAGTCTACTATATTGGCAACGGGCAGGAATTAACCTGCAACAAATCAGTTTAGCGGTATTGGTTCAACCTGTTGAGAATGCGATCGCCAGTGGCTTGCTGAGTGCCAACTCCTCTGGATGGGAAATTGAAGCTACTTGGGGATTAGGAATTGCGATCGCTCTTGGCGAAGTCCAGCCAGATGTTTACTATATTCAACAGGCAACCGGAATTGTGCTTGAGCAGCAGTTGGGCAATAAAATGCTCGCTTATGGTGTAGATGATGCAGCACCGGGAGCTTCTTCGCAACCCGTACCCAAGTCAGCGCTAACACCAGATCACACTTGTCTAAGTACCTACTTAATTCAGGAAGCCCAACAAAAACAGTACGCTTTACAAGAAGAATACGTACAACAAATAATTGCTCTAGGAACTCAACTAGTAAGTGAACTGGGTAAAAGCTTTACCATTAAATGGACTATCGCCGGGCAAAATACATCTGGCAAGCTCTACATTACACAAGTTAGTTCTCCCCATATAATTCACCACAGACACTTCATTAGAGGAATAGGGGCAGCAGGAGGACGTGTTGTGGCTAATGCCCTAGTAATTAATAATCCGCAAAACAAACCCGAAGAATTACCCAAGGGAGTGATTTTAGTAATAGCAGCGATCGCACCTGATTGGTTACCATTACTGCACCAAGTTGGTGGTATTATTACTGAACAAGGCGGATTAACCAGCCACGCTGCAATTCTTGCCAGAGAATTAGGTATCGCAGCAGTAGTTAATGCAACATCTGCTACAACCTTAATTCAAACTGGCGAACGACTGCTACTCGATGGCGAGAGAGGAGAAGTTTATCGGATCAAAGAAGAAGGGGAAAGTGGGAGAGCGGGAGAGATGGAGAAGAGGAAAGTGCCAGAAAATCCTCTCCATTCCCCTATTTCCCCATCCCGTCCTGTTACTTCTCATCTCCCTATGATTGCTACCCAACTGCTGGTTAACTTGAGTCAGTCTAGTTTGATAGAACAAGTACAAAGCTTCCCTGTAGATGGAGTGGGATTGTTGCGCTCAGAATTGATGGTACTAAATATATTGTCCGGGCAACATCCTAATAGTTGGATTTTAGGTGGGCGGCAAGCAGAATTGTTAGAGCTATGGTCTGAGCAGATTATGCAATTTGCCCGTGCCTTTGCACCAAAACCAGTTTTTTATCGTTCTTTAGATTGGCCGCAAGATTTACCATCATTGAGTGATAATTTACAATCTTCAACACAATCGATGTTGGGCGAACGTGGTACTTTCAGCTATTTACGAAATCCCGCAGTCTTTGAGTTAGAACTACAAGCTTTAGCGACTGTCCAGCAAGCTGGTTACAGTAATGTAAATCTAATGTTGCCTTTTGTGCGGACTGTAGAAGAATTTGTCTTTTGCCGTCGCAAAGTTGAGCAAGCTCTTTTAACTGAGGTGTCACAGTTTCAATTGTGGATGATGGCAGAAGTGCCAAGCGTCCTATTTTTACTACCAGAATATGTTAAAGCAGGTGCAGCCGGAATTTCTATTGGAACAAATGATTTGACCCAATTATTGCTTGGAGTGGATCGAGAGCAAGGACAGCTAGGAAAAGTATTTAATGAACGTCATCCGGCAGTTATGAGTGCGATCGCTCAACTGATCCAAATGGCTAAAAGTGCCGGTATCCCTTGTTCAATCTGCGGTCAAGCACCAGCTATCTATCCAGAAATTATCGATAAGTTAGTGGAATGGGGTATAAGTTCAATTTCCGTTGAACCGGAAGCAGTGGAGCGAACATACCAGGCGATCGCTCGTGCTGAACAGCGCTTAATTTTAGCAGCTGCACGACGAAAACTTAATTAG
- a CDS encoding MgtC/SapB family protein, whose amino-acid sequence MSNTYYLATNDWLNISFRLCLALFIGAIIGLERQIRRKPAGLRTHMLVSFGSAVFTLIIMQTDGSLSSRDALSRVIQGIAAGVGFLGAGEIVRQSSEESQRLEIHGLTSAAAIWVSAALGIAAGCGLWQLALIGGLLTFLVLTVFKKLEKRD is encoded by the coding sequence TTGTCAAACACTTACTATCTTGCAACTAATGATTGGCTAAATATCAGCTTCAGACTGTGCCTTGCATTGTTTATTGGAGCAATTATCGGCTTAGAACGCCAAATTAGGCGTAAACCAGCCGGTTTAAGAACTCACATGTTAGTGAGTTTCGGTTCAGCCGTGTTTACTCTCATAATTATGCAAACAGATGGGTCACTGTCGAGTCGTGATGCACTTAGCCGCGTGATTCAGGGGATTGCAGCCGGTGTAGGATTTCTCGGTGCTGGAGAAATTGTGCGCCAATCTTCTGAAGAATCACAGCGACTTGAAATTCACGGACTGACATCAGCAGCAGCTATTTGGGTTTCGGCTGCTTTGGGAATTGCTGCTGGCTGTGGTTTGTGGCAGTTAGCATTAATCGGTGGTTTGCTGACTTTTTTGGTTCTCACCGTTTTTAAAAAACTAGAAAAACGTGATTAG
- the recF gene encoding DNA replication/repair protein RecF (All proteins in this family for which functions are known are DNA-binding proteins that assist the filamentation of RecA onto DNA for the initiation of recombination or recombinational repair.), whose product MYLKTLNLRQFRNYQDQNVEFNAAKTILVGNNAQGKSNLLEAVELLATLRSHRITRDRDLVQEGEDIAQINATLERQTGISDLTLTLRRNGRRSVALNGESIRRQMDFLGVLNAVQFSSLDLELVRGGPESRRNWLDTLLIQLEPVYAHILQQYNHVLRQRNAFLKRHIETLDATSLQSELAVWDAQLATTGTRVIRRRDRAIQRLAPIATAWHASISGSTEILQIKYLPNIPLEDNHPEEVQQAFLAKIQQRAIAEMHQGTTLVGPHRDEIELTINQTPARQYGSQGQQRTLVLALKLAELQLIEEVVKEPPLLLLDDVLAELDLSRQNQLLDAIQDRFQTLITTTHLGSFDSQWLKSSQILFVKAGEIIPNY is encoded by the coding sequence ATGTACCTGAAAACTTTAAATCTACGACAATTTCGCAACTATCAAGACCAGAACGTTGAGTTTAATGCTGCCAAAACAATCTTGGTAGGTAATAACGCTCAGGGAAAGTCGAATTTGTTGGAGGCGGTAGAGTTACTGGCGACATTGCGATCGCACCGAATCACCCGCGATCGCGATTTGGTTCAAGAAGGGGAAGACATAGCCCAAATTAATGCTACCCTTGAGCGACAAACAGGCATTAGTGACCTTACTTTAACCCTCCGCCGCAATGGTCGCCGTAGCGTTGCCCTCAATGGTGAATCTATCCGCCGCCAAATGGATTTTCTTGGCGTTCTCAATGCAGTGCAATTTTCCAGCCTGGATTTAGAACTAGTACGCGGTGGCCCGGAAAGTCGCCGCAACTGGTTAGATACACTCTTAATTCAACTCGAACCAGTTTATGCTCACATTTTGCAGCAGTATAACCATGTGTTACGCCAGCGCAATGCCTTTTTAAAACGCCATATAGAAACGTTAGATGCAACCTCTCTACAGTCAGAACTAGCGGTGTGGGATGCACAGTTAGCTACTACAGGAACCAGGGTAATTAGACGACGCGATCGCGCCATTCAACGATTAGCTCCCATTGCTACCGCTTGGCACGCCAGTATTAGCGGCAGTACAGAAATTCTGCAAATCAAGTACCTGCCGAATATTCCTTTAGAGGATAACCATCCAGAAGAAGTGCAGCAAGCTTTTTTAGCAAAAATTCAGCAGCGAGCGATCGCCGAAATGCACCAAGGCACTACTCTTGTCGGCCCCCATCGAGACGAAATAGAATTAACTATTAACCAGACACCTGCTCGTCAATACGGTTCTCAAGGTCAACAACGAACGCTGGTTCTAGCCTTAAAATTAGCAGAATTACAATTAATTGAAGAAGTCGTTAAAGAGCCACCATTGCTATTACTTGATGATGTTCTTGCCGAACTAGATTTATCCCGCCAAAATCAATTGCTCGATGCCATTCAAGACCGCTTTCAGACTTTAATTACTACTACTCACTTGGGTTCTTTTGATTCTCAGTGGCTAAAGTCCTCCCAAATTCTTTTTGTGAAAGCAGGAGAGATAATCCCAAATTATTGA
- a CDS encoding cation-translocating P-type ATPase, whose amino-acid sequence MSANSLPEGAAVWHSLEVDKALDLLDSNADSGLTPQEIQQRLQKYGPNELEETAGRSSWEILLDQFKNIMLLMLIGVAVISGFLDLMALREGRLKPGEVPFKDTIAILAIVILNGILGYVQESRAEKALAALKKMTSPLVRVIREARLVEIAAKDLVPGDVMLLEAGMQIAADGRLIEQSNLQVRESALTGEAEAVNKQASLKLPEETSLGDRLNVVFQGTEVVQGRAKVLVTNTGMTTELGKIATMLQAVESEPTPLQQRMTQLGNVLVTGSLVLVAIVVGGGVFKDGGFKNIQELLEVSLSMAVAVVPEGLPAVITVTLALGTQRMVRQNALIRKLPAVETLGSVTTICSDKTGTLTQNKMVVQSVFTNNKTFRVIGEGYTPTGDFQLDSQKISLEDSPEISGLSVACAICNDSVLQKEQGEWAILGDPTEGALLTLAGKAGIEKDQWNSKLPRIAEFPFSSERKRMSVISQVEGVATGDAFSRGVDPAIASFIQSEPYLMFTKGSPELTLARCTQIHLGNHSAPLAEEQRQKILAENDLMASQGLRVLGFAYKPLREIPPEGSDETSEQSLVWLGLVGMLDAPRPEVRAAVQECRDAGIRPVMITGDHQLTARAIATDLGIAQEGDRLLTGQELQRMSDQELEQNVDLVSIYARVSPEHKLRIVQALQRRGRFVAMTGDGVNDAPALKQADIGIAMGITGTDVSKEASDMVLLDDNFATIVSATKEGRVVYTNIRRFIKYILGSNIGEVLTIAAAPLIGLGGVPLTPLQILWMNLVTDGLPALALAVEPPEPDVMQRPPFSPRESIFARGLGSYMIRIGIIFAIISIALMWWAYQHTHAAGYQGNPEAWKTMVFTTLCIAQMGHAIAIRSNNRLAIEMNPFSNVFVLAAVVVTTILQLMLVYVPPLRDFFGTHYLNLQELGVCIGFSALMFVWIEAEKIFLRIMGKKAV is encoded by the coding sequence ATGTCTGCTAATTCTCTGCCTGAAGGTGCCGCCGTTTGGCATAGTTTAGAAGTTGATAAAGCGCTAGACCTGCTCGATAGTAATGCAGACAGTGGCTTAACACCCCAAGAAATTCAACAGAGATTGCAAAAGTACGGGCCCAACGAACTTGAAGAAACTGCTGGCCGTAGTAGTTGGGAAATCCTGCTGGATCAGTTCAAGAACATTATGTTGTTGATGCTGATTGGCGTAGCTGTGATTTCTGGCTTTTTAGACCTGATGGCTTTGCGGGAGGGTCGTTTGAAGCCTGGTGAAGTGCCATTTAAAGATACCATCGCTATTTTAGCAATTGTCATCCTCAATGGCATACTTGGTTACGTCCAAGAAAGTCGTGCCGAAAAAGCCTTGGCAGCCCTGAAAAAAATGACCTCTCCCTTAGTGCGCGTCATCCGCGAGGCTAGATTGGTGGAGATAGCAGCCAAGGATCTAGTTCCAGGGGATGTAATGCTGCTGGAAGCTGGGATGCAGATAGCCGCAGATGGACGCTTGATAGAACAGTCTAATTTACAAGTGCGTGAGTCGGCATTGACTGGTGAAGCCGAAGCGGTGAATAAACAGGCATCATTAAAATTGCCGGAGGAAACATCATTAGGCGATCGCCTCAATGTCGTGTTTCAAGGAACTGAAGTAGTCCAAGGACGGGCGAAGGTTCTGGTAACTAACACCGGAATGACAACAGAACTAGGCAAAATTGCCACCATGTTGCAGGCGGTGGAAAGTGAGCCGACACCGTTACAGCAACGGATGACTCAACTAGGCAACGTCCTAGTTACTGGTTCTTTGGTTCTTGTGGCGATCGTCGTCGGCGGTGGTGTGTTCAAGGACGGAGGTTTTAAAAATATCCAAGAACTCTTGGAAGTTTCCTTGAGTATGGCGGTTGCTGTAGTACCAGAAGGTTTACCTGCTGTAATTACCGTCACCTTGGCGTTAGGAACCCAGCGAATGGTGCGCCAGAATGCCTTGATTCGCAAACTCCCCGCAGTGGAAACATTGGGTTCTGTAACCACTATCTGTTCTGATAAAACTGGCACCCTGACGCAAAATAAAATGGTGGTGCAATCGGTTTTCACTAATAACAAAACTTTTCGCGTCATCGGTGAAGGTTACACTCCCACAGGAGACTTTCAGTTAGATAGTCAAAAAATTTCCCTAGAGGACTCTCCAGAAATCTCAGGGTTATCAGTCGCCTGTGCTATTTGTAATGATTCAGTGTTGCAAAAAGAACAAGGCGAATGGGCAATTTTGGGAGACCCCACAGAGGGGGCATTGTTAACACTGGCGGGAAAAGCTGGAATCGAAAAAGACCAGTGGAACAGTAAATTACCTCGTATTGCAGAGTTTCCCTTTTCCTCAGAACGGAAGCGGATGAGCGTGATTTCTCAGGTGGAGGGAGTCGCTACAGGTGACGCGTTTTCGAGAGGTGTTGACCCAGCGATCGCTAGTTTTATCCAATCTGAACCTTACTTAATGTTTACCAAAGGTTCTCCAGAGTTAACCTTAGCACGTTGCACTCAGATTCATTTGGGCAATCACTCAGCCCCCTTAGCTGAAGAACAACGCCAGAAAATTCTGGCAGAAAATGACCTGATGGCTAGTCAAGGTTTGCGGGTGCTAGGTTTTGCCTACAAACCCCTCAGAGAAATTCCACCGGAAGGTTCAGATGAGACATCTGAGCAAAGCTTGGTATGGTTGGGATTGGTGGGAATGTTAGATGCGCCACGCCCAGAGGTGAGGGCAGCTGTGCAAGAATGTCGAGATGCAGGCATTCGCCCAGTGATGATTACAGGCGACCACCAATTAACAGCACGAGCGATCGCTACCGATTTGGGAATTGCCCAAGAAGGCGATCGTTTGCTCACTGGTCAAGAATTGCAACGGATGAGTGACCAGGAACTAGAGCAAAATGTTGACTTGGTGAGCATTTACGCCAGGGTTTCCCCAGAACATAAACTGCGAATTGTCCAAGCACTGCAACGCCGGGGTCGATTTGTGGCGATGACAGGCGATGGTGTTAACGATGCCCCAGCCCTCAAACAAGCTGACATCGGTATTGCAATGGGCATTACTGGCACCGATGTAAGTAAAGAAGCCAGCGATATGGTATTACTTGATGACAACTTCGCCACCATTGTCAGCGCCACCAAGGAAGGTAGAGTTGTTTATACTAATATTCGCCGCTTTATTAAATACATTCTGGGTAGTAACATTGGCGAAGTTTTGACAATTGCAGCAGCACCCTTAATTGGTTTGGGAGGCGTTCCTCTTACCCCCTTACAAATTTTGTGGATGAACTTGGTAACAGACGGTTTACCAGCTTTGGCATTAGCTGTGGAACCTCCAGAACCGGATGTGATGCAACGTCCGCCTTTTAGTCCCCGCGAAAGTATTTTCGCTAGGGGATTGGGTTCTTACATGATTCGCATTGGGATCATTTTTGCCATTATCAGCATTGCCTTAATGTGGTGGGCTTATCAACATACTCATGCTGCTGGGTATCAGGGAAATCCTGAAGCTTGGAAAACAATGGTATTTACTACCTTGTGTATTGCCCAAATGGGACATGCGATCGCTATTCGCTCCAACAACCGACTGGCCATCGAGATGAATCCCTTCTCCAATGTATTTGTACTAGCGGCTGTTGTTGTCACCACGATTTTGCAGTTGATGCTAGTTTACGTCCCACCCCTGCGAGATTTCTTTGGTACTCACTACCTGAATCTGCAAGAGTTGGGGGTTTGTATTGGCTTTAGTGCCTTAATGTTTGTCTGGATTGAAGCGGAGAAGATATTTCTGCGGATTATGGGCAAGAAGGCCGTGTAA
- a CDS encoding transglutaminase-like domain-containing protein, whose product MSFALPTLTVSQMFGQKTIRPLTAATLCGITFIKDRLIAIDSIKGHLLEIDPTSDNSKIINPHQIKEFTDVTGLAAWEDTLWVSRENSVYLCNLNALGLEHFVTLPYPADGVAVWETTVYVSCQRLGYILIYDRETRKEITRFYAPGVGIENLAVTQEMLWICDRTEQSVYAMDRATGELQFSVLTPFECPTGIAIHKNAETGKESIYVAYASEEPYIRDNPNADPSHELTFRDRTFIHPLYYHYDPDKRYALSNGYLIEMSYAEEIAPLDEVYLPDVEWRIALPSETERQKVKHVEPIGIPFTEEMVQGQRVAVFKFDSLAPGERHIFGWKALLEVRGIKYRITPRDVEDIPELSPELETRYLVDDDDLAMDTTIVRRAAREAIGSETNVLRKMHSIRNYVYDELSYGIKPYIDTPDTVLERGVGSCGEYVGVLLALSRLNGIPCRTVGRYKCPPHSDLLGVPLQPDFNHVWLEFYVPNFGWLPMESNPDDIGEGGPYPTRFFMGLCWYHIEIGKGITFETVTSQGERLTKEDIPIGDLAINHIRFTILKELPPF is encoded by the coding sequence ATGAGTTTTGCACTCCCCACTTTGACCGTTAGCCAGATGTTTGGGCAAAAGACAATTCGACCGCTTACTGCTGCTACCCTGTGTGGCATTACTTTCATCAAAGATAGGCTGATTGCCATTGACAGTATTAAAGGGCATCTCCTAGAAATTGATCCTACCTCTGACAACAGTAAAATTATTAATCCCCATCAAATTAAAGAATTTACTGATGTCACTGGTCTAGCTGCGTGGGAAGATACCCTGTGGGTGAGCCGAGAAAATAGTGTTTACTTGTGCAATCTCAATGCTTTAGGTCTGGAACATTTTGTGACCTTGCCTTATCCTGCTGACGGCGTTGCTGTTTGGGAAACAACAGTTTATGTCAGCTGCCAAAGGCTAGGCTACATTCTGATTTATGACCGCGAAACGCGAAAAGAAATTACCAGATTTTATGCCCCAGGCGTTGGGATAGAGAATTTAGCAGTCACTCAGGAAATGCTGTGGATTTGCGATCGCACCGAACAATCAGTTTACGCGATGGATAGGGCCACAGGAGAACTTCAATTTAGTGTCCTGACACCCTTTGAATGTCCCACAGGCATAGCAATCCATAAAAATGCCGAAACAGGCAAAGAAAGTATTTACGTCGCCTACGCCTCAGAGGAGCCTTATATTCGGGACAACCCAAATGCTGATCCAAGTCATGAGCTAACGTTCCGCGATCGCACTTTTATTCACCCTCTGTATTATCATTACGATCCAGATAAGCGCTACGCCCTCTCTAATGGCTATCTGATTGAAATGTCCTACGCTGAGGAAATTGCACCCTTAGACGAGGTTTATTTACCTGATGTCGAATGGCGCATCGCCTTACCATCCGAAACTGAGCGTCAAAAGGTAAAACACGTTGAACCCATTGGTATACCCTTTACTGAAGAAATGGTACAGGGGCAACGTGTAGCAGTCTTTAAATTTGATTCTCTTGCCCCAGGTGAACGGCATATATTTGGCTGGAAAGCACTTTTGGAAGTTCGCGGTATTAAGTATCGCATCACACCCAGAGATGTGGAAGATATACCTGAACTATCCCCAGAATTAGAAACACGCTACCTAGTGGATGACGACGATTTAGCAATGGATACTACCATTGTTCGCCGTGCCGCTAGAGAAGCGATCGGTTCTGAAACCAATGTGCTACGGAAAATGCACAGCATCCGTAACTACGTCTATGATGAATTGTCTTATGGTATTAAACCTTACATTGACACACCAGATACAGTTTTAGAACGGGGCGTTGGTTCCTGTGGCGAATATGTCGGCGTTTTACTTGCCTTATCCCGTTTAAATGGCATCCCCTGCCGCACCGTAGGTAGGTACAAATGTCCTCCCCATAGTGACTTATTAGGAGTACCGCTACAACCCGACTTTAATCATGTTTGGTTAGAGTTCTACGTCCCGAATTTTGGTTGGTTGCCAATGGAATCAAACCCTGATGATATAGGTGAAGGTGGCCCTTATCCGACACGCTTTTTTATGGGCTTGTGCTGGTATCACATTGAAATTGGTAAAGGTATCACCTTTGAAACCGTGACAAGTCAAGGAGAACGGCTAACCAAAGAAGATATTCCCATCGGTGATTTGGCGATAAATCATATTCGGTTCACAATTCTTAAAGAATTACCGCCTTTTTGA
- a CDS encoding PD-(D/E)XK nuclease family protein, whose amino-acid sequence MSTPDRPFASYHLWSLVAPATGQERWHCQMRRGFIKARQHEPQVKALLGQATAPQRIGILAQKGIYEFHHHTYLLKQADGVERVAQLLKLSNSSDQVQQRVLQILKKYHDAPLLLDKDIIQLTPGDEGFPKPIVVEQEDYCFRLYAAMDCVFLESDRTIHILDFKTGKSAFDRRQALVYLVAARYLYPGQEAVASFYNLEICKKSELISINNSELEYLKFELANIAHKHQHDLQKYQEETSNFSKIFPPNPGSHCRFCPFNSICEFADFKQQSYPMPSLRVNS is encoded by the coding sequence ATGTCAACCCCCGATCGACCTTTTGCCAGTTATCACCTTTGGTCTCTAGTTGCCCCAGCGACTGGGCAAGAACGCTGGCATTGCCAGATGAGACGGGGGTTTATCAAAGCACGGCAACACGAACCACAAGTCAAAGCGCTTTTAGGACAAGCCACCGCGCCCCAGCGAATTGGTATACTTGCCCAAAAAGGCATTTATGAGTTTCATCATCACACGTATCTGTTGAAGCAAGCCGATGGTGTAGAAAGAGTTGCACAGCTCCTTAAATTAAGCAACTCAAGCGATCAAGTCCAGCAACGCGTGCTGCAAATTCTCAAAAAATATCATGATGCACCGTTGCTTTTGGATAAAGATATTATCCAATTAACGCCGGGTGATGAAGGCTTTCCTAAACCGATAGTAGTTGAACAAGAAGATTATTGCTTTCGCTTATATGCAGCTATGGATTGCGTTTTTCTTGAGAGCGATCGCACAATACATATTTTAGATTTCAAAACTGGTAAGTCGGCTTTTGACCGACGACAGGCATTAGTTTATTTGGTAGCTGCTCGTTATCTTTATCCTGGACAGGAAGCTGTTGCATCATTTTATAATTTAGAAATATGTAAAAAGTCTGAGTTAATTAGCATTAATAATAGTGAATTAGAATACTTAAAATTTGAGTTAGCTAATATTGCCCACAAGCACCAGCACGATTTACAAAAATATCAGGAAGAAACTAGTAATTTCAGTAAAATCTTCCCTCCAAATCCTGGCTCTCACTGTCGCTTTTGTCCATTTAACTCAATCTGTGAGTTTGCCGATTTTAAGCAGCAATCGTATCCAATGCCCAGTTTAAGGGTTAATAGCTAA